Proteins encoded by one window of Lactobacillus paragasseri:
- a CDS encoding heavy metal-binding domain-containing protein: MTDQLLVTTTENIPNQKYEIIGEVFGVTTQSKNAIRDFGAGLKSIVGGEIKAYTSMLTESRDQAINRLRQNAADLGADAVVMMRFDSGSIAGDMQSVVAYGTAVKFID; the protein is encoded by the coding sequence ATGACAGATCAACTTTTAGTAACAACCACTGAAAATATTCCCAACCAAAAATACGAAATTATTGGTGAAGTTTTCGGTGTAACTACTCAATCAAAGAATGCTATTCGCGATTTTGGTGCTGGATTGAAAAGTATTGTTGGTGGTGAAATCAAAGCCTACACATCTATGCTAACTGAATCAAGAGATCAAGCGATTAATCGTCTTCGCCAGAATGCTGCAGATTTGGGAGCAGATGCTGTAGTAATGATGCGGTTTGACTCAGGATCTATTGCAGGAGATATGCAATCAGTAGTTGCTTACGGAACTGCTGTTAAATTTATTGACTAG
- a CDS encoding YdcF family protein, with amino-acid sequence MILSFSIVLILFLLALATFVWVLTHERRSLWSGMTLVWTIITFGLLTVVSLMIAAEFFPITHQFVLLVFAVILIALMVLVFAFIAVLIVMFIYNGIKILIREGNRWTNFLSLAMGIGIIAYLFLFPVVGRLTRNNFGTYLYLFVNLTIIYLIFIMMMYTLTSWINLINFKIKKLNYIVVLGAGLIGKKVTPLLAARINRGIEIYRNNPGSKIIMSGGQGPGEEIPEAAAMAKYAEEKGISKQDIIVEDKSKTTRQNLAFSHKLMKADSRFAIVTNSYHVYRALVLAKRMGLDCIGYGAKTKWYFTLNAFVREFIAYLTITWRLQLSVVGCIGLVVLLGALLR; translated from the coding sequence GTGATCTTATCATTTTCAATTGTATTAATTTTGTTTTTACTGGCTTTAGCAACCTTTGTTTGGGTATTGACCCATGAAAGACGAAGTCTGTGGTCAGGGATGACGTTAGTTTGGACAATAATAACTTTCGGTTTACTCACAGTAGTTAGCTTAATGATTGCAGCAGAGTTTTTTCCAATTACACACCAATTTGTTCTACTTGTTTTTGCAGTGATTTTAATTGCATTGATGGTTTTGGTCTTTGCCTTTATTGCAGTTTTAATAGTGATGTTTATTTATAATGGAATTAAAATTTTAATTCGGGAAGGTAATCGCTGGACTAACTTTTTATCATTAGCAATGGGAATTGGAATTATTGCTTACTTATTCTTATTCCCTGTAGTTGGACGATTAACGCGCAATAATTTTGGTACCTACTTGTATTTATTTGTTAATTTGACCATCATTTATTTAATTTTTATTATGATGATGTATACTTTGACTTCATGGATTAATCTGATTAATTTTAAGATAAAAAAATTAAATTATATCGTAGTTTTAGGTGCTGGTTTAATTGGAAAAAAAGTGACACCGCTGCTTGCCGCTAGAATTAACCGTGGAATTGAGATTTACCGTAATAATCCAGGTTCAAAAATTATTATGTCAGGTGGACAAGGACCAGGAGAAGAAATTCCTGAAGCAGCTGCAATGGCAAAGTATGCCGAAGAAAAGGGAATCTCTAAACAAGATATTATTGTTGAAGATAAGTCAAAGACAACTAGACAAAATTTAGCTTTTTCGCATAAGTTAATGAAAGCTGATTCACGTTTTGCAATTGTCACAAATTCTTATCATGTGTATCGCGCATTAGTTTTAGCTAAGAGAATGGGGCTAGATTGCATTGGCTATGGAGCTAAAACCAAATGGTATTTTACTCTAAATGCATTTGTGCGGGAGTTTATTGCTTATTTAACGATTACTTGGCGTTTACAGTTGAGTGTGGTTGGTTGTATTGGCTTAGTTGTTTTGTTAGGAGCTTTGTTGAGGTAA
- a CDS encoding Cof-type HAD-IIB family hydrolase: MNEIKVIAIDVDGTLLNSQKQLTRGVKNAILMARKAGIKIVIATGRPLSGVKQILHELNLANQNDEYVVCFGGGVVETTSGNVLFEKKLTYDNYLDLETIALKLGLHFHASAPDRIYTADRDIGDFTLYEANLVNLGISYRTPAEMKDVPIIKCMYVDEQKYLDKKIADHTPFAHLDDKITFTKTAPFYYEANPKGVSKGNALKILCQKLNLTNENIMAIGDEENDLSMIKYAGIGVAMGNAVTSVKDNAQMVTKDCDHDGVAAAIEKVLQEK, translated from the coding sequence ATGAATGAAATTAAGGTAATTGCAATTGATGTTGATGGAACTTTGTTGAATTCTCAAAAACAGCTGACCAGGGGAGTGAAGAATGCAATTTTAATGGCGAGAAAAGCTGGAATTAAGATTGTGATTGCAACTGGAAGGCCATTAAGCGGTGTAAAGCAAATTTTGCATGAATTAAACTTGGCTAATCAAAATGACGAATATGTCGTTTGCTTTGGAGGCGGCGTAGTTGAAACAACTTCTGGCAATGTTTTATTTGAAAAGAAATTGACCTATGACAATTACCTTGATTTAGAAACAATAGCTTTAAAATTAGGGCTGCATTTTCATGCTTCTGCTCCAGATCGTATTTATACAGCCGATCGAGATATCGGAGACTTTACGCTATACGAAGCTAATTTGGTTAATTTAGGCATTTCTTATCGGACTCCTGCTGAGATGAAAGATGTGCCAATTATTAAGTGCATGTACGTTGATGAACAAAAATACTTGGATAAAAAAATTGCAGATCATACGCCATTTGCGCATTTAGACGATAAAATTACATTTACAAAAACTGCCCCATTTTACTATGAAGCTAACCCCAAGGGCGTTTCAAAAGGAAATGCATTGAAAATTCTGTGTCAAAAATTGAATTTAACTAATGAAAATATAATGGCTATTGGGGATGAAGAGAACGATTTAAGTATGATTAAATATGCTGGAATTGGTGTAGCTATGGGAAACGCGGTAACGTCTGTAAAAGATAATGCTCAAATGGTTACAAAAGATTGTGATCATGATGGGGTTGCTGCAGCGATTGAAAAAGTTTTGCAAGAAAAATAA
- a CDS encoding Mbeg1-like protein — protein sequence MDTNNILSYIKWRGDISLSARPFDEVDALVIATFSYIHLDGIVPDSNKEVSIKDVAQKYFNSSNQNLDHYKYQDLLKLMANSVRFGDAKLSYFADVLTDRIQFSAIKISLDNDTNFISFRGTDDTLVGWKEDFEISFRTTGAQKYALKYLTNILKTTNQVYSLAGHSKGGNLAEYAAVNLPDDLKENIDTIYTFDSPGLSTQVDGVTDKLKRYVPEFSIIGRLFEPENITPTILVSDRSKLAQHDPMSWEVSGSHFITRNHRNPTSKIYNQIINQWIGEANLQEREALTNDLFSAFAASGATKITELNKNGFGGFGAILFSLTDSSRRTRFVLGSLWETIWRSIKATHLEKLFINTNSIIGWVLILLGIVDLTIPDYAYRAFGGLVALFCVGWSGYHIVETANSHLLPKPKRFFIISYLIVFGLAIAIISNNRLLNFLAHYVLGIFLIGFAYVRLRSVIVKNKKNGIFRNIIDVLESLIAFAAGIIVIINPNYFSRQAVISLGILLIIYGFFQLVMELFKQRKLRMPSKHR from the coding sequence ATGGATACAAATAATATTTTGTCTTACATAAAATGGCGTGGCGATATTTCCCTTTCTGCACGACCATTTGACGAAGTAGATGCATTAGTGATTGCCACATTTTCTTATATTCATCTCGATGGTATCGTCCCTGACTCTAATAAAGAAGTTTCAATTAAAGACGTTGCCCAAAAATATTTTAATTCATCAAATCAAAACTTAGATCACTACAAGTATCAAGATTTACTTAAATTAATGGCTAACTCAGTTCGGTTTGGGGATGCCAAATTATCTTATTTTGCTGATGTTCTAACTGACCGCATTCAATTTTCTGCGATAAAAATTAGTTTAGATAATGATACTAATTTTATTTCTTTTCGTGGTACTGACGATACATTAGTTGGCTGGAAAGAAGATTTTGAAATTAGTTTTAGAACTACTGGAGCTCAAAAATATGCATTGAAATACCTCACAAATATTCTTAAAACTACCAATCAAGTATATAGTCTCGCAGGACATTCTAAAGGTGGTAATCTAGCTGAATATGCGGCAGTTAACTTACCAGATGATCTAAAAGAAAATATTGACACTATTTATACTTTCGACAGTCCCGGCCTTAGTACACAAGTTGATGGCGTAACCGATAAATTAAAACGCTATGTTCCAGAATTCAGTATTATTGGACGATTGTTTGAGCCAGAAAATATTACCCCAACCATTTTAGTCAGTGATCGGTCCAAACTTGCTCAGCATGATCCAATGAGTTGGGAAGTTTCAGGCTCTCATTTTATTACTAGAAACCATAGAAACCCTACTTCTAAAATATATAATCAAATTATCAATCAATGGATTGGCGAAGCAAATCTACAGGAGCGAGAAGCCTTAACTAATGATTTATTCAGCGCGTTTGCTGCAAGTGGCGCAACCAAAATTACTGAGCTTAATAAAAATGGTTTTGGCGGTTTTGGCGCAATACTTTTTTCACTTACAGATTCTTCAAGAAGAACTAGATTCGTGTTAGGTAGTTTATGGGAAACCATTTGGCGTAGTATTAAAGCAACGCATCTCGAAAAACTTTTTATTAATACTAATTCAATTATCGGTTGGGTTTTAATTCTTCTTGGTATTGTTGATCTCACAATTCCTGATTACGCTTATCGCGCGTTTGGTGGCTTAGTTGCCCTCTTTTGCGTAGGTTGGAGTGGTTATCACATTGTTGAGACCGCAAATTCTCATCTTTTGCCTAAACCCAAAAGATTCTTCATTATTTCCTACCTAATAGTTTTTGGCCTTGCAATTGCAATTATTTCAAATAATCGCTTGCTTAACTTCTTAGCTCATTACGTTTTAGGTATCTTCTTAATTGGTTTTGCATACGTAAGATTACGTAGCGTAATTGTTAAAAATAAGAAAAATGGAATCTTTAGAAATATTATTGATGTCCTAGAAAGTTTGATCGCTTTTGCTGCAGGAATTATTGTGATTATAAATCCAAATTACTTTAGTCGGCAGGCAGTAATTAGCTTAGGAATTTTATTAATTATTTATGGCTTTTTCCAACTAGTAATGGAATTATTCAAGCAAAGAAAACTACGTATGCCATCTAAACATCGCTAA
- the pyrE gene encoding orotate phosphoribosyltransferase, whose translation MHKDQIISQLIQEKIITISPDKPFTYASGMLSPIYTDLRLTVSYPELRDMIASDLANLIAKEFPEATIVGGVATAGIPHAALVAEKLHLPMIYVRPKPKDHGKGRQIEGRFSENDKIVLIDDLITTGGSVLNAVKATEKDGGHVAGVSSIFTYYLPDAKENFKKANVKYAPLLSYPELLKKENESGHITSEQYDILKTWHEDPWAWGKKFNN comes from the coding sequence ATGCATAAAGATCAAATTATCAGCCAATTAATCCAAGAAAAAATTATTACTATTTCACCTGATAAACCATTTACATACGCAAGCGGGATGCTTTCACCAATCTATACCGATTTACGCTTAACTGTTTCCTATCCCGAATTGCGTGACATGATCGCTAGCGACTTGGCCAATTTAATTGCAAAAGAATTTCCTGAAGCAACAATTGTCGGAGGTGTTGCAACAGCAGGAATTCCACATGCTGCTTTAGTTGCTGAAAAATTGCACCTACCAATGATTTACGTTAGACCCAAGCCAAAAGATCATGGAAAAGGTCGTCAAATTGAAGGCCGCTTCTCAGAAAATGATAAGATCGTTTTGATTGATGATTTAATTACTACTGGTGGCTCAGTCCTTAATGCAGTTAAAGCCACAGAAAAAGATGGTGGTCATGTTGCTGGTGTTTCTTCAATTTTCACTTATTACTTACCAGATGCTAAAGAAAACTTTAAAAAGGCAAATGTAAAATATGCACCACTTCTTTCCTACCCTGAATTGCTGAAGAAAGAAAACGAGTCTGGTCATATTACTAGTGAACAATATGATATTTTGAAGACTTGGCATGAAGATCCATGGGCTTGGGGTAAAAAGTTCAATAATTAA
- the pyrF gene encoding orotidine-5'-phosphate decarboxylase — MTRPVIVALDLDNEKKLNALLPKLGKPENVFIKIGMELFFNEGPAIVRNLSEQGYQIFLDLKMSDIPNTVYNGAKALAQLGITYTTVHALGGSQMIKAAKEGLIAGTPVGKNIPKLLAVTELTSISDDILHEEQNCNLSMKQQVLSLAETAKKAGADGVICSPLEVKNLRQNVGDDFLYVTPGIRPAGNAKDDQSRVATPAQAKEWGSTAIVVGRPITLATNPEAAYEAIKKEFN, encoded by the coding sequence ATGACAAGACCAGTTATCGTTGCCTTAGATTTAGACAATGAAAAGAAATTAAATGCACTCTTACCTAAGTTAGGCAAACCAGAAAATGTTTTTATTAAAATTGGAATGGAACTCTTTTTCAATGAAGGTCCTGCAATTGTTAGAAATTTATCTGAGCAAGGCTATCAAATTTTCTTAGATTTAAAAATGAGTGATATACCTAATACTGTTTACAATGGGGCTAAAGCCCTAGCTCAATTAGGAATCACTTATACTACAGTTCATGCTCTTGGCGGCAGTCAAATGATTAAAGCAGCAAAAGAAGGTTTAATTGCTGGCACACCTGTCGGTAAAAACATCCCTAAGTTATTAGCTGTTACAGAATTAACTTCAATTTCTGATGATATTTTGCACGAAGAACAAAATTGTAATTTATCAATGAAGCAGCAGGTTTTAAGTCTAGCTGAAACTGCTAAAAAGGCTGGCGCTGATGGAGTAATTTGTTCACCGCTAGAAGTTAAGAATTTGCGTCAAAATGTTGGTGACGACTTTTTATACGTAACTCCTGGCATTCGCCCAGCAGGAAATGCCAAAGATGATCAGTCTAGAGTAGCTACGCCAGCCCAGGCAAAAGAATGGGGGTCAACCGCGATTGTAGTGGGACGTCCGATTACTCTAGCAACTAATCCAGAAGCAGCATATGAAGCAATTAAGAAGGAGTTCAACTAA